In Oryza sativa Japonica Group chromosome 1, ASM3414082v1, the genomic stretch AAGCAAGTGAAGCAGCAAACCTGGGGTAGGGGAACATGTCGAGGATGTAGCACTTGGGCTTGGAGGTGTCGAGGCCGTGGCCGATGTCCGGGGTGCGGAACGTGCGGTGCTCCTCCCAGTGCCTCTGCCACCTCGGCTCGATCTCGTCGTACGGGTACGCCCTCCTCGCCTGCGCCTGCGCCTTCCCGGCGTCGGCGTTCGCGCAGCAGCGGCACCacccaccacctcgccgcggattcggcggcgggaACCCGCtttgcaggcggcggcggtggcgggcagcAACAACGGCCGGGGGCCGCGGCTGCAGCCGGAGCTGGAGCGGCGTCTGCATCATCGCTACCGCCATCGGGGTTGGgagcggaggagggagaggagtcGTGATGGGGAGGTTGGGGCGTAGCCAAATATAAGCgggaggtggaagaagaagacgagtTTAGGATAAGGTTTCGGAATTTCGTTCCCTTTTCCAAATAATTAGGATGAAAATTATAAATTAGACCGATTTTACTTACAAgtgtttttctcttcttctttttcttctgctaaattcacacaaaaaaaaatctgtcatCGAAGACTGATCAATTCAGAACAACAATCTGAAGATTAAACCAGCAAATCTAATCTAGTACAATTTCCTGGATATAATTCAGGAAAAAGACACATATAGTCCATGGTGGTACAGGAAGTTACATATAGTGATGTGACACGAAATTTAGCATAGAACTAACAGTGCTTTCCAAAATATTACATGTAATTACTCTTTGTCTAAAcatagattttttaaaaaaatcatttggtaTCAGCCTTCTGATTTCACTGAATGTTTGCCTCTTCACTCCTCTGACAAATTCCAGGTGCCAAATGCATGGGTAAAAAGAATCATAGACTGACACTGTAGGAGACTTTGGTGAGGCCTTTCTTGACTCTTATGTTTGTGACCTGAAACATTGCAAATTAGATCAATCTCCAAATCCAAGGTTTATATAAGGGCAAGGTACAAATCACAAATATTCAGTCATCTGCCATAGAAAGGCAGCACCAAAGTAATGGTTTGCAGAAAACAAATTAAGGACAGATGAATGGACACGAAGATCATCGATTCATGCATCAACTAgcaatatgcaaaaaaaaaaaaaaaaaaaaggtagtacTAATTAAATACATCTGAATGCACAGATGCCACTAAACTGTTCCAGTCTTTGTGCTGGATGGTTTCAAACTGATAATCATGATTGATTACCATTTTTCACTGCTTTATGATTTGTGATTAAGCCTTCAGGAATTTTGTAAAACTCTGAGAAAATCCAACCAGTGAAAAATAGCACCGAAATATACACCATCAATAAGCATTACCTTTATGTTGTTGATGATAGAGATATCGGCAACATGTGTACCACCACAAGGGCCACCAGGATAATCACCAAATTTCACAATGCGAGGGGTGCTatcctgaaacaaaaacatTAGGCCACAAACAATTATAATAATTCATGAAATAaattagaaacaaaaataaaggtGACATGATTCATAACACTACTCAGAATTTATGATATAAAGAAAAAGAATTGGAACTTAATAGTATCACACTATCATTTCGTTATTTCAGACAGTTTCTATGATAGTTCATGATGGGTTCACATATAGGACGAACTCAACACTCCACATTTAAGGAAATGTTTCTGCAACTGTTGCGAGGAAAGTAAACTGGAATAACTATGGAGAATCCATTAGAATATACAAAAACTAACCATGATTTTGAGCGAATTTATAATTAGTACAACCAAAAGTCCAAAACAAATGCTTCTGAAAAAAGGAACATAGGACTAACTTTTGAAATGTAGCTAGGCAGAGCACCTCCACACAATTGAGCTGCCTCCTCATAAGGTAAAATATAAGCTAATACCTGCATCAAGTGTAAAAAATTGAAGTCACAAGATAAACATTATAAACTTCAACAAGAACAGCTTCGTGTGTCTTACTTTTGCTCCTTTAGTAATTAACTCATTTGCTTCTTTTTCCAACTCGTTTTTCTTATCCTGCAACTGATCTGGTGGAATGACTCCTTTATACTCAACGAAAGGTCTGCAGTGAACAAAGAACACTTAATTGTGCACACAATAATCTAACTACAACCAAATTAGTTTGAGAACACATGATAAGTTGGACGCAAAGGCCAAGAGTAATCAATTGTTGTTATGGAGCAACAGAATAAAGCATCCAAAACAAGCAACCATACCCATCAGGGAAATGATGTCCTTTCCCAGGGTCGAAATGTGATAAGCCAATATTGCTCATGCAGATGTCTATCAAATGCCCTGCAGAATGAAGCCTGCAAGCAAACATCACAGGTTCAGCACGACGATTCAACAAGAAGCTAATAGGTCTGCAAATGCACAtagcaattattttttttgaaaggaaatgCACATAGCAAATAAAACATGATGAAACGATGATGATTAACGCAAACTTCTTCCATGAGGTATTGCTGATACAACATCATCCCAACATAGCATCCTAATGGAAATTCATATCCAAGTCACTAAAATCATGCAATAGTTATCATGCCAGCAATTAATTAACAGCGACAGTATGAATAAATGAGAAGATGTAGTTTGGTTGATATGGAGTTATAGACTTCAAGCTTGACGATTTCAAGCAAACATCACAGGTTCAGCACGACGATTCAACAAGAAGCTAATAGGTCTGCAAATGCACAtagcaattattttttttgaaaggaaatgCACATAGCAAATAAAACATGATGAAACGATGATGATTAACGCAAACTTCTTCCAAGAGGTATTGCTCATACAACATCATCCCAACATAGCATCCTAATGGAAATTCATATCCAAGTCACTAAAATCATGTGATAGTTATCATGCCAGCAATTAATTAACCGCGACAGTATGAATAAATAAGAAGATGTAGTTTGGTTGATATGGAGTTATAGACTTCAAGCTTGACGATTTCAGTAAAATTTCTTGGCGTCTCAATACAAGTTTACACCGTGCACACCTGGAATTTAAGTTGCGGCGTTCCGCATCGACTTCCAAGCTAACGCTCTGCCCTTCACTGAACCCGGAATTGCATCCATCTCCAGCATCCTCAAATCTCCCATAGTGGAAAACCTTGATTTACCAGCACAAATACTCAATTagcctaaaaaaaataaatccaacatCCTCAGCAAGCTTGTATCCTTTTCGAGTTCTCGGTTCTCACCACTCCATCCTTCATCCGCACATCATCGACGATGAACCTGGTGCCGCCGCCAGCGGAGATGACGCCGGTGTCGGCCGGCTGGCCGCCGCCCTGCGGGTAGAAGACGGTGGAGTCCACCAACACCGCTCGCCGGCCCCCCTCCTCCTGCCGACGAGACACCAGGGGCTTAGTCTAGTCAGGCTCTAGGGTTTTGCGCGCGCTCTACAGTACGGCCGCTTGTTCGTGCACATGGATGGGGCAAGATcctgaggagaggagaggggaacctggaggagggagacgacggtggcggtggagctgagggcccacatgtcatcgaaGTACGCGAGCTTGGTGGGGCCCATGGCCCTCGCCGGAGCTGCGGCCTCCGTTCCCATCTCCGCGGGGGTGGAGATCACCGCCGGTGGGCAGAATGGAGCGCCGAGTCGTTCGAAGTTCGAACTCCCAAATTTTTGGAACAACCTTGGGTGAGATGAAATGAAATGAGATGCATATTTATAGCCTCATATGCTACAAGTCAATTCAAATACGCGGATCGAAAAGAAAAGGTAGTATTcggttaaaaaaattagaatgtCCCAGCATATAGTTGAATTTGACCAAAATTATAGTGATCTTTGCAAAGGTTTTCAGAAGAAGACAAGGAAGTAGAAGTAAGCCGGCAGCTGTGGAAACCGTATATAATTCCATACGAAGTTTCCAGGAGCTAACTGCTTCCAATAACCTTCGATCATCTGCTCAAAAAGTTGGATGCTTTTTACCCCTTAAATTTAACAAATGTAACAAAAGCACTACTATACTTGTTGTTTTCAGACATGTTATCTGCGTGTTACTCATATCTAGTACTAATCAGAAAATCTATCGTATGGTATTCCGTGGAGACGGAATAGTACTACTGCCTTATCTCCTGTTCCCCTCTTCCAGTCTCTTCCCCTccactcactctctctctctctcttttcccctccacTCGATCCCTCTCTCTGTAACTACCACCCATGAgcacggaggcggcgacgacggtgacgacgacggcagcaacgacgacgacagcgacggcggcaacgacggcgacgatggcggcggcaacgacggcgacgacaacgacggcggcgccgtcacCACCAGCCCCCGCGAACGACCTAGACGACAGCCAGCGGAGCTCCCGACCACCACGGGCGACGGCCGCCATCGAGAAGCCTCCCCATCAAGCTCCTCAAGGcgctcctcctcttcgtcgTTCTTGTCGGTAGCTTccttgccgctgccgcctcctcctccttggcgGCGCTGGCGCCTCCTACGGTCGGAGAGCGGTGGACGCGGCCACCGGGGGCGAGCGCTTGGCACAACATGAGCGACGAGGAGCTGCTCTAGGCGGTGTCGATGGAGCCACGGGTTCGGCGGTTTGGAGCGAGGCACGACGACGAGCGACGGAATGGCACAAGGTAGGCACCAGATCTatcgcctcctcttcctcttcctccgccgccgccccgctgctCGACTTCCCTAACccgcgactcctcctcctcctcctctctcttgggATATCACGCTGATACCCAGGTACCAAGgcctgatacctaggtatcagctCGATACCCAGGGTACCAGGTATCAGTCAATACCCAGGTACCAAAgcctgatacctaggtaccaagcCCTGATAACTAGGTATCAGCTCGATACCCAGGGTACCAGGTATCAGTCGATACCTAGGGGTATCAGTcgatacctaggtaccaagacctgatacctaggtaccaaggcctgatacctaggtatcagctCGATACCCAGGGTACCGGGTTTCAGTCGATACCAGGGTGTACCAGGTATCGGTCGATACCAGTGTACCAGGTACCACCTCGGTACCTTATCCAAGATACCAGGGAGGATTGGATAAGGTGGAATCGCAGGATAGCGTGGGCCTCCCCACGAAATTGATGATGCGTATTAAATCTCTCGGGATTTTAGTTATCCCGTGACTGCTAGGAGCAACGGAATACCGTGGGGTAGCAGCCCTCACTACTATTTCACTACTACAGTATTATGCAACAATCAGCACTGCCATCACATGATCTTCGATGGTTCCAGAGAAAGGCATTAGACTTCCATGCTTCCAGGAAAATCTGTGAAAGCCGCCGGGTTCAGTAATCACAAGGGGATGATGGTCAATTATCTCATAATATACTCCATATGCTTTGCATCTATGCTCAATCGTTTGGCATTCTATACCAACACAATTTACAGGTACAGGCAGACATCATCGAACTGGTATCATTTTCAATACTTCGTTTTTTTACACATGTAGAAGATGAAAAATTATCTATACATAAACTGAACTGAACATCCTGGAATGATGACTGAACTGAATCTTCAGAGTTCATGGAACACGCTTACATCTGCACCAGTAAGCCACTCCCCCTCCTCTGCCTTGTGCCACAGCGATTTCCTCATCAACATAGAACCACACAAAGAAAGGGTCCTTTGTGCTCGGCTCCCTACCATCATTGCCACCTCCGAGGCTGATTTCGAGGGGGCCGAAAGGGCCGACCTTTATGCGAACCCGCTCGAAGATGAATGCGAGTATCTTCTTCTTCCATGACAGCCTCCCCTCAAAGGTTAAGGACCCAACAGGCCCCAAATACACGCCATTCTCAATCCTCTTTCCCTGTACAGGTTCAGGAGATGTGGATGAATAACACACAGTATATAGCAGATAACAGTAGCAAACATTTGCAAATTTCAAGAACAATGAAGCCTTTTGCAGCAAATTCAGGTTAAGTTTGTCGGTTCCCTGTCTTTATCAGTATCAAATAGTTACCACGGTAGTATCACAGAAGATGGTTTACAAAGGGGGTTTCTTGCAGTGTTCAGGAAACAGTAAGCAGTAAAAACATTAAACTACAACATCTGTGCTGTCAGGTTCGTGCATGGTGTTGGGCCAAATTTCCCTCCACATGGAGCCTTTGCTCTCAGCCCATTGCAGCCCAAAAGTCCAACAAATGTGAGCCATTGATTCATGTGTTGATTAATGGTGGAGATTGCCTCATCCTTTGTGATGGGAAGAAAAACCGTAGCCTCCATTAAGAGAGGTTAGAGCAGCAGCCATTGAGGAAGTGAAAGAACCAACAAAAcacaagagagggagaggagagtggAGAATAAGAGTGGCAGTTTGTTCAGCTTGGGGCTCTTACCCGATCTTCATCAAGTCAGCGATTGGAGGCTCAAACGTGGTTGGATTAGCACCAAACTTGGTGAGTTTGTTCCTCACTTTAAGCACTTTAATTTGATTAGTTTGTGTGAGGATTGGTTGAGTAGAGCACCGGATTTGAGTGGTGGTTTGTCAGCTCGAGTTACTGCAGTTACAGCTTGCACAACAGTTGGTAGAATGTTAGTTTGAGGGATCAAACGGTGTCCGATtgggctgttttttttttggatatctTGGAAGGGACTCATAGACCATCATTTTTGCCAAGTTTAGTGCAATTTGCATCTGTGGTTTGGGAGATCTCATCTGAGAACCGAAAAGGACATAATCCGCTATTTCTTTGCTTATTTGTTGATATATCTCTTGTTAGCTTTGATGGTTGATGTTGATGATGCCAAATGTGTAACTTGATGTTATAGCTGCTGTTGTGATGTGCCTCTAGATGTTCTAGAGAAGACTCCATATGTACCCATTGTTGATTATGGTGGAAGCTTGGAGTGGACTGTTGGTCTCGTGGTTTTTACTCCTCACACCGAGTATGTTTTTCCACGTAAATCACCATGTCTTGTGTGCATGTGTTTATTGTTGTTCCGCGACTGATTTGCTAGTTGAAACTATCCTCGAAATTCATGGCAAGATGAGGGATTGATTGTGTGAAATATGTTTGCCAGTTGGTGAATTGTAGTTTGCACATGAAGTGATTTGGTTCAGCCCCAACAAAGTGGTACTAGAGTTGTAACTGCAGTAACTCAAGCTGACAAACCACCACTCAAATCCGGTGCTCTACTCAACCAATCCTCACACAAACTGATCAGATTGAAGTGCTCAAAGTGAGGAACAAACTCACCAAGTTTGGTGCCAATCCAACCACGTTTGAGCCTTCAATCGCTGACTTGATGAAGATTGGGTAAGAGCCCCCCCAACTTGAACAAACTGCAACTCTTTTTCTCCACTCTCATCTCCCTCTTTTGCTGGTTCTTTCACCTCTCTCAATGGCTTCTGCTCTCACCTCTCTCAATGGAGGCTAGGGTTTTTCTTTCCATCACAAAGGATGAGGCAATCTCTACCATTGATCAACACATGAATCAATGGCTCGTATTTGTTGGACTTTTGAGCTGCAATGGGCTGAGAGCAAAGGCTCAATGACTTTCGGAAGGTAGTGAGGTGCTTCATGATGTCGGGAGGGGGAGTTTGTTGGGCCAAATTTCCCTCCTTATGGAGCCTTTGTTCTCAGTCCATTGTAGCCTAAAAGTCCAACAAATGTGAGCCATGATTCATGTGTTGATCAATGATGGAGATTGTCTCATCCTTTATGATGGGAAGAAAAACCCTAGCCTACATTGAGATGTGAGAGCAGCATCCATTGAGAAAGTGAATGAACCAGCAAAAcacaagagagggagaggagagtggagaagaaggccccgtttggcacagctctagcttccaactccaacttacctgGAACCGGAACTGTGCCAAACGGTTCAGATCCTCCATTTTTGGGAGTGGAGTTAGCAGAGCTACTCCTAAAAAATGAACTACGAGGG encodes the following:
- the LOC4326034 gene encoding uncharacterized protein; the protein is MGTEAAAPARAMGPTKLAYFDDMWALSSTATVVSLLQEEGGRRAVLVDSTVFYPQGGGQPADTGVISAGGGTRFIVDDVRMKDGVVFHYGRFEDAGDGCNSGFSEGQSVSLEVDAERRNLNSRLHSAGHLIDICMSNIGLSHFDPGKGHHFPDGPFVEYKGVIPPDQLQDKKNELEKEANELITKGAKVLAYILPYEEAAQLCGGALPSYISKDSTPRIVKFGDYPGGPCGGTHVADISIINNIKVTNIRVKKGLTKVSYSVSL